A genomic window from Nicotiana sylvestris chromosome 11, ASM39365v2, whole genome shotgun sequence includes:
- the LOC104249976 gene encoding uncharacterized protein → MSLQKVQTENENSKRELNQKTLMLRREKWQEDHILWQLCRILKTLIKMVKAAFLPFFDELASFLIPMWGKDKTAQERCAPTVIFASLVRECPEAALKYCDIFLPLFLDASNDENPRVRQNALYGLGLYAEYGSSVFKPVVKEVISRINVVIMHLCAREPENECAYDNAVSALGKICQFHRESINSAQIIPVWLNCLPIKGDLAEAKYVHGELCSMVERSDIELIGPSYQYIPKIISVFAEVLCSEKDLATEETKNRIINILRQLQQTLPSATLESALTYLVPRQEMELKSILSPEEDAGF, encoded by the exons ATGTCATTACAGAAAGTTCAAACAGAAAACGAAAACTCAAAGAGAGAGCTAAATCAGAAGACTTTGATGCTGAGGAGGGAAAAATGGCAAGAAGATCATATTTTGTGGCAG CTTTGTCGAATATTAAAAACATTGATCAAAATGGTGAAGGCAGCATTCTTGCCTTTCTTTGACGAGCTGGCATCATTTCTGATTCCTATGTGG GGCAAAGATAAAACAGCTCAAGAGAGATGTGCACCAACTGTTATCTTTGCTAGCCTAGTGAGGGAGTGCCCTGAAGCGGCTCTAAA GTACTGTGATATATTTCTACCTTTGTTTTTGGATGCAAGCAATGACGAAAATCCAAGAGTTAGACAG AATGCTCTTTATGGGCTTGGGCTTTATGCGGAATATGGTAGTTCTGTTTTCAAACCTGTTGTTAAAG AGGTTATTTCAAGGATCAATGTAGTGATAATGCATTTATGCGCTCGTGAACCTGAGAATGAATGTGCATATGATAATGCTGTTTCTGCACTGGGTAAAATATGTCAGTTCCATCGGGAAAGTATCAACTCGGCCCAG ATTATTCCGGTTTGGTTGAATTGCCTGCCTATAAAGGGTGACCTGGCTGAAGCCAAATATGTTCATGGCGAATTATGTTCGATGGTTGAAAG GTCAGATATAGAACTTATTGGTCCCAGCTATCAATACATTCCAAAAATTATTTCGGTTTTTGCAGAG GTTCTATGTTCTGAAAAAGATCTTGCTACAGAAGAAACCAAAAATCGCATCATTAATATATTAAGGCAGCTTCAGCAAACTCTACCATCAGCCACCTTGGAATCAGCATTGACATATCTTGTACCTCGGCAGGAGATGGAGTTGAAATCAATTCTATCACCTGAAGAGGATGCTGGCTTTTAA
- the LOC138868159 gene encoding uncharacterized protein, giving the protein MMKRLLSFISRCLMVLVNLLADTNDDPGWHSAETKYDSTGTTSNHSFSVHFLERFSRALGGKSFVPIAKEQLSSYWDAPEWEKRHAAPFALAQIAKGCSKQVMIKDLEQPVKKVLNCLQDPHPRVRWAACCAIDRLSTVYHPDFQEQYHNQVVPALAATMDHVHPRVQASAAGALSFFCVSNKSDFLIPYLDGIVNKLLVLVQNGKQMVQQEALYALSRITESAKEYFRTYYDTVMPQLKAFLRNADLTSDLILRARAIECMSCVGSAVGREKFREDAEQVIKVIMLSLQGIQTKGDDSPTEYLLRACAAICDCLGQDFLPYIHKVMPFYSMCST; this is encoded by the exons ATGATGAAGAGGTTGCTCTCGTTTATTAGCAGATGTTTAATGGTGTTAGTGAACTTATTAGCCGATACAAATGATGACCCCGGTTGGCATAGTGCCGAGACCAAGTATGATAGTACAGGGACTACAAGTAACCACAGCTTTAGTGTGCACTTCTTAGAACGGTTTTCTCGTGCATTAGGAGGTAAGTCTTTTGTTCCTATTGCTAAAGAGCAGCTGTCTTCTTACTGGGATGCCCCAGAGTGGGAGAAGCGCCATGCAGCTCCCTTTGCACTTGCTCAGATTGCTAAAGGTTGCTCGAAGCAG GTGATGATTAAGGATCTGGAGCAACcagtgaaaaaggttttaaattGTCTCCAAGATCCTCATCCTCGAGTCAGATGGGCTGCTTGCTGCGCAATTGACAGGTTGTCGACTGTCTACCATCCAGATTTTCAAGAACAATACCATAACCAAGTAGTTCCTGCATTAGCTGCAACTATGGATCATGTTCATCCACGAGTGCAG GCATCTGCTGCTGGAGCTCTATCCTTCTTCTGTGTGTCCAACAAGTCAGATTTTTTGATACCTTACCTAGATGGAATAGTTAATAAACTGCTTGTACTTGTACAG AATGGCAAACAAATGGTCCAACAAGAAGCATTATATGCATTGTCTCGTATAACTGAATCTGCTAAG GAGTACTTCCGGACCTATTATGACACTGTTATGCCACAGTTGAAAGCTTTCTTGAGAAATGCAGATCTTACATCCGATCTCATTCTTCGCGCCAGAGCGATAGAGTGCATGAGCTGTGTTGGGTCTGCTGTTGGCAGGGAGAAATTTAGAGAAGACGCAGAGCAG GTCATCAAAGTGATTATGTTATCATTACAAGGAATACAAACGAAGGGGGATGATTCTCCAACTGAATACTTGCTAAGG GCATGTGCTGCAATTTGCGATTGCCTAGGACAGGATTTTCTTCCTTATATCCATAAAGTCATGCCCTTTTATTCAATGTGCTCAACTTGA
- the LOC138881518 gene encoding uncharacterized protein, producing MDSKVTQLQKAEMEAILGPDSEPFETFISDHIDSSEEKDSEAKSIFNMMKQKDPESLALKLVDYLGPPHDFYTRQECALLLKKLLKDDDLWTWHKLSVSTQSSIKCMILDCMNQEESEFIIGELRYTVYTLAASSLPDNNWPELLPFFYRCVTNSSSNNFFKKSVS from the coding sequence ATGGATAGCAAGGTTACTCAGTTACAGAAGGCCGAGATGGAGGCTATTCTTGGGCCTGACTCAGAGCCATTTGAAACATTTATTTCTGATCACATAGACAGCTCCGAGGAAAAAGATTCGGAGGCTAAATCCATATTTAACATGATGAAGCAGAAGGATCCAGAATCCCTTGCACTTAAGCTTGTTGACTATCTTGGCCCTCCCCACGACTTTTATACCCGTCAAGAGTGTGCTCTCCTCTTAAAGAAGTTGCTTAAAGATGACGACTTATGGACTTGGCACAAACTAAGTGTCTCCACTCAATCAAGCATCAAGTGTATGATCCTTGATTGTATGAATCAAGAAGAATCAGAATTCATCATTGGAGAGCTTCGTTACACTGTTTATACGCTGGCTGCTTCATCTCTTCCAGATAACAACTGGCCTGAGTTATTGCCCTTCTTTTACCGATGCGTCACTAATTCTAGTTCAaacaacttttttaaaaagtCGGTTTCTTAA